In Candidatus Methanosphaera massiliense, the following are encoded in one genomic region:
- a CDS encoding ATP synthase subunit B produces the protein MNDVDIKTREYTTVSEVSGPLMVVQGVEGAAYNEIVEIETPAGEKRTGQVLEVENDIAVVQVFEGTSNLNTESTKVRFTGETAKIGLSTDMLGRIFNGIGTPIDGGPDIIPDVELDVNGSPMNPSAREFPAEFIQTGISTIDGMNTLVRGQKLPIFSGSGLPHNELAAQIARQAKVIAEDSEFAVIFGAMGITHEEANFFMNEFEQTGALERVTVFMNLADDPAIERIMTPKMALTTAEYLAFEKGMHVLVILTDITNYCEALREISSARNEVPGRRGYPGYMYTDLAGMYERAGRIKGKDGSITQMPILVMPQDDITHPIPDLTGYITEGQVVLSRDLDRTGIYPPVDVLPSLSRLMSGGIGDGRTREDHSGVSDQLYAAYAEGRDLRDLTAVVGEEALTDRDRKFLKFADEFEDKFIRQSKDEDRGIEETLDLGWKLLSILPKSELKRVKDEHVEKYLPEQEETDEE, from the coding sequence ATGAATGATGTAGATATTAAAACAAGAGAATATACTACAGTATCAGAAGTTTCAGGACCTTTAATGGTTGTTCAAGGTGTTGAAGGTGCAGCATACAACGAAATCGTTGAAATCGAAACACCTGCTGGAGAAAAAAGAACTGGACAAGTTCTTGAAGTAGAAAATGATATTGCAGTTGTTCAAGTATTTGAAGGTACCAGTAACCTAAACACAGAATCAACAAAAGTTAGATTCACAGGTGAAACTGCAAAAATCGGTTTATCAACTGATATGTTAGGAAGAATCTTTAACGGAATAGGTACACCAATTGACGGTGGACCAGACATCATACCTGATGTAGAATTAGATGTAAACGGTTCTCCAATGAACCCATCCGCTAGAGAATTCCCTGCAGAATTCATTCAAACAGGTATATCCACAATTGACGGAATGAACACACTTGTACGTGGTCAGAAATTACCTATCTTCTCAGGTTCTGGATTACCACACAACGAACTCGCAGCACAAATTGCAAGACAAGCAAAAGTAATTGCAGAAGACAGTGAATTCGCTGTAATATTTGGTGCTATGGGTATTACTCACGAAGAAGCAAACTTCTTCATGAACGAATTCGAACAAACTGGAGCTCTAGAAAGAGTAACAGTATTCATGAACTTAGCAGATGACCCTGCTATCGAAAGAATCATGACACCTAAAATGGCTTTAACAACAGCTGAATACCTTGCATTTGAAAAAGGTATGCACGTATTAGTAATTTTAACTGATATTACCAACTATTGTGAAGCATTAAGGGAAATTTCATCAGCACGTAACGAAGTACCTGGACGTAGAGGTTACCCAGGTTACATGTACACTGACTTAGCAGGTATGTACGAACGTGCAGGACGTATAAAAGGTAAAGACGGTTCAATTACACAGATGCCTATTCTTGTAATGCCACAGGATGATATTACTCACCCTATTCCTGACTTAACAGGATATATTACAGAGGGACAGGTTGTACTAAGTCGTGACTTAGACAGAACAGGTATTTACCCACCTGTAGATGTATTACCTTCATTATCAAGATTAATGAGTGGAGGTATCGGTGACGGCCGTACACGTGAAGATCACAGTGGAGTTTCAGACCAGTTATATGCTGCTTACGCAGAAGGTCGTGACTTACGTGACTTAACCGCAGTAGTAGGGGAAGAAGCTCTCACAGACCGTGACAGAAAATTCCTAAAATTTGCTGATGAATTTGAAGATAAATTTATTAGACAAAGTAAAGACGAAGACAGAGGAATTGAAGAAACCCTTGACTTAGGTTGGAAATTATTATCCATCTTACCTAAATCTGAGCTTAAACGTGTTAAAGATGAACACGTTGAAAAATATTTACCTGAACAAGAAGAAACTGATGAAGAATAA
- a CDS encoding ATP synthase subunit A, which produces MITGNIIKIAGPVIVADGMRGTQVHEMVRVGDIGLIGEIIELHGDTATVQVYEETAGIKPGEKIESTGGPLSVELGPGILKSIYDGIQRPLDEIKALSGDFIPRGIDVPALDKTKEWEFKPTASVGDEVNGGDIIGTVDETSAIEHKIMIPPKISGKIKSIVSQGKYTIVDDIAEIETDKGIEKVQMMQIWPVRVGRPYTNKLDPDVPLITGQRAQDTFFCLAKGGTSAMPGPFGSGKTVTQQQLAKWADADIVVYIGCGERGNEMTEVLTEFPELEDPKSGNPLMDRTVLIANTSNMPVAAREACVYTGITIAEYFRDMGYDVALMADSTSRWAEAMRELSGRLEEMPGEEGYPAYLASRLAQFYERAGRVTTIGSHKAEASVTVVGAVSPPGGDLSEPVTQNTLRIAKVFWALDASLADRRHFPSINWLNSYSLYVDSVTSWWNNEIGSDWRELRNTAMGILQKESELNEIVQLVGPDALPQKDQITLESARMLREDFLQQNAFDDTDTYCSPTKQYGMLKTILLYNTSAQAALADGADVNKLTNLEVRVDLDRMKYVPEDEFDAKAEDIRSRITKECNEAGQ; this is translated from the coding sequence ATGATCACAGGAAATATAATTAAAATTGCAGGTCCGGTTATTGTCGCTGACGGTATGCGAGGTACCCAAGTACACGAAATGGTTCGTGTAGGTGATATCGGACTCATAGGTGAAATTATTGAACTTCATGGCGACACAGCAACAGTTCAAGTTTATGAAGAAACTGCTGGTATTAAACCAGGAGAAAAAATTGAAAGTACTGGTGGTCCACTCTCAGTAGAATTAGGTCCAGGTATACTTAAATCAATTTACGATGGAATTCAAAGACCATTAGATGAAATTAAAGCATTATCAGGAGACTTTATTCCTAGAGGTATTGACGTACCAGCATTAGACAAGACAAAAGAATGGGAATTCAAACCTACCGCAAGTGTAGGCGACGAAGTAAATGGTGGAGACATCATAGGTACAGTTGATGAAACATCAGCTATTGAACATAAAATTATGATACCACCTAAAATATCAGGTAAAATCAAATCAATTGTAAGTCAAGGAAAATACACAATTGTAGATGATATTGCAGAAATTGAAACTGATAAAGGTATTGAAAAAGTTCAAATGATGCAAATTTGGCCAGTTCGTGTAGGAAGACCATACACAAACAAATTAGATCCAGATGTACCTCTAATAACAGGACAAAGAGCACAAGATACCTTCTTCTGTTTAGCTAAAGGAGGAACATCAGCTATGCCAGGACCATTCGGTTCAGGAAAAACTGTAACACAGCAACAATTAGCTAAATGGGCAGATGCTGATATAGTAGTATATATCGGATGTGGAGAACGTGGTAACGAAATGACCGAAGTACTTACCGAATTCCCTGAATTAGAAGACCCTAAATCAGGAAACCCCTTAATGGACAGAACAGTTCTAATTGCAAACACATCAAACATGCCTGTAGCAGCTAGGGAAGCATGTGTATACACAGGTATTACAATTGCTGAATACTTCAGAGATATGGGATACGATGTAGCACTTATGGCAGACAGTACCTCAAGATGGGCAGAAGCTATGAGAGAACTTTCCGGACGTCTCGAAGAGATGCCTGGTGAAGAAGGATACCCAGCATACCTAGCATCCAGATTAGCACAGTTCTATGAACGTGCAGGAAGAGTAACCACAATCGGTTCACACAAAGCAGAAGCATCTGTAACAGTAGTTGGAGCAGTATCACCTCCTGGTGGAGACTTATCCGAACCTGTAACCCAGAACACATTACGTATAGCAAAAGTATTTTGGGCATTAGATGCATCATTAGCAGACAGACGTCACTTCCCATCTATCAACTGGTTAAACAGTTACTCATTATATGTGGACAGTGTAACTAGCTGGTGGAATAATGAAATTGGTTCAGATTGGAGAGAATTAAGAAACACTGCAATGGGTATATTACAGAAAGAATCAGAACTTAACGAAATTGTACAATTAGTAGGTCCTGATGCATTACCTCAAAAAGACCAAATAACATTAGAATCAGCACGTATGTTAAGAGAAGACTTCCTTCAACAAAACGCATTTGATGATACAGATACATACTGTTCACCAACAAAACAATATGGTATGCTAAAAACCATTTTACTATACAACACAAGTGCTCAAGCAGCATTAGCAGACGGTGCAGATGTAAATAAACTCACAAACTTAGAAGTAAGAGTAGATTTAGACAGAATGAAATATGTACCTGAAGACGAATTTGATGCTAAAGCAGAAGATATTAGAAGTCGTATAACTAAAGAATGTAATGAGGCTGGACAATGA